From a single Corynebacterium kroppenstedtii DSM 44385 genomic region:
- a CDS encoding PLDc N-terminal domain-containing protein — translation MIFIGGLVSIVSSSRYTVFGKIIWIVVTFAFPILGPIVWFIWGRNAESIVKN, via the coding sequence GTGATCTTTATTGGCGGTCTGGTCTCAATCGTGTCATCGAGCCGCTATACCGTTTTTGGAAAAATAATCTGGATTGTTGTTACATTCGCCTTCCCCATCCTGGGGCCGATTGTGTGGTTTATATGGGGGCGGAACGCGGAATCGATCGTAAAGAATTAG
- a CDS encoding Ltp family lipoprotein has protein sequence MKIVPTNTKTGKDKAIVVAWWLMALFAIISLFTGGNASSRMGGFLFFAIIAALLSYVAARRIQDQQSGEHTPRNWKVVAPVAAIALIAAMAIGGSGSDTNAKDSSTATTGKSASTEPPTQEVANDTADAVAPNPAPQETSTKVSAPTTDSGKSSSSAEQKKALAKAKVYTTMAGFSKDKLYEQLTSDYGEKFSPDAAQYAVDHVDVDWNEQALKSAKNYEKTMNMSRDAIYDQLTSDYGEKFTPDQA, from the coding sequence ATGAAGATCGTCCCCACAAACACAAAGACCGGTAAGGACAAAGCTATCGTTGTTGCCTGGTGGCTAATGGCATTATTCGCGATTATCAGCTTGTTTACTGGTGGCAACGCATCCAGCAGGATGGGCGGATTTTTATTCTTCGCTATCATCGCTGCACTTCTCTCCTACGTCGCCGCTCGCCGTATTCAGGATCAACAGTCTGGGGAGCACACACCAAGAAACTGGAAGGTCGTTGCACCGGTGGCTGCCATCGCGCTAATCGCCGCTATGGCAATTGGTGGATCCGGCAGTGACACAAACGCGAAAGATAGCAGTACAGCTACCACAGGGAAAAGCGCTTCCACGGAGCCTCCAACCCAGGAGGTTGCAAATGATACTGCCGACGCAGTAGCTCCAAATCCTGCCCCACAAGAAACTTCCACAAAGGTCTCGGCTCCAACGACAGACAGTGGTAAATCATCCTCCTCTGCTGAACAGAAGAAGGCGCTAGCTAAAGCCAAGGTCTACACCACAATGGCGGGTTTTTCTAAGGACAAACTCTACGAGCAGTTGACCAGTGATTACGGGGAAAAATTCTCGCCTGACGCTGCGCAATATGCGGTCGATCACGTAGACGTCGATTGGAATGAACAAGCGCTGAAATCCGCGAAAAACTACGAGAAAACGATGAATATGTCTCGTGACGCGATCTACGACCAACTGACCAGCGATTACGGGGAAAAATTCACTCCTGACCAAGCATAA
- a CDS encoding Bax inhibitor-1/YccA family protein — MRSSNPYFSSLTEERKREARSSQGEYVFGQGQDAQQFGQRGASMAGAQQFGQQTMQQQAQGTTAERGMTIDDVIVKTSITLGVIIVGAVINYMLSLSNPQVSSLLTMVGAIGGLIMVMVSTFGKKFGSPVVTLLYAAFEGLFVGGLTSVFANVMVSGANAGTIIGQAVLGTIGVFIGMLIVYRTGAIRVTPKFNRIMLGALVGVLVLALGNMLLAVFTGHNPLTDGGPLAIGFSLLCIGLAALSFLQDFDTADQLVRAGAPSKMAWGVALGLAVTLVWLYTEILRLLSYANRN, encoded by the coding sequence GTGCGTAGTTCAAATCCATACTTCAGCTCTCTGACGGAAGAACGGAAGCGTGAAGCCCGTTCCAGTCAAGGCGAGTACGTATTCGGCCAAGGCCAAGACGCCCAGCAGTTCGGCCAGCGGGGTGCATCGATGGCTGGTGCCCAGCAGTTCGGTCAACAGACCATGCAGCAGCAGGCCCAGGGCACAACTGCAGAGCGCGGAATGACCATTGACGACGTTATCGTCAAGACCAGCATTACGCTCGGGGTCATTATCGTCGGCGCCGTCATCAACTACATGCTGTCCCTGTCGAACCCCCAGGTCTCCAGCCTGCTGACCATGGTTGGTGCGATCGGTGGACTCATCATGGTCATGGTGTCGACGTTCGGTAAAAAGTTCGGCTCACCCGTCGTTACTCTTCTTTATGCCGCTTTCGAAGGCCTCTTTGTTGGTGGGCTGACCAGCGTCTTTGCGAATGTTATGGTCAGTGGCGCGAATGCCGGCACCATCATCGGTCAAGCCGTGTTGGGCACCATCGGCGTGTTCATCGGCATGCTGATCGTTTACCGGACCGGAGCCATCCGCGTCACCCCGAAGTTCAACCGAATCATGCTGGGTGCACTCGTTGGTGTGCTGGTTCTGGCGCTAGGCAACATGCTGCTCGCCGTCTTCACTGGCCACAACCCTCTTACCGACGGTGGCCCGCTAGCCATCGGTTTCTCGCTGCTGTGCATCGGCTTGGCTGCGCTGAGCTTCCTGCAGGACTTTGACACCGCTGATCAACTGGTTCGCGCAGGTGCACCGTCCAAGATGGCGTGGGGAGTTGCCCTCGGGTTGGCCGTGACGTTGGTCTGGCTCTACACCGAGATCCTCCGCCTGCTGTCGTACGCGAACAGGAACTAG
- the greA gene encoding transcription elongation factor GreA translates to MAEDTNTRWLTQEAYDRLKKELDDLKANRPVIAAEINERREEGDLKENGGYHAAREQQGQEEARIAYLEELLDSATIGEAPSQSGVALVGSVVHVYYDGDEDDTETFLIGTRGVHSSNTDLETYSTDAPLGAAIVGAKEGETREYQTPNGSTVSVTIVKAEPYDESKK, encoded by the coding sequence ATGGCTGAGGATACAAACACCCGTTGGCTAACCCAAGAAGCCTACGACCGTCTGAAGAAGGAACTCGACGATCTTAAAGCTAACCGCCCCGTCATCGCTGCCGAGATCAACGAGCGCCGCGAAGAGGGAGACCTGAAAGAGAACGGCGGTTACCACGCAGCTCGCGAGCAGCAGGGGCAAGAGGAAGCCCGCATCGCTTACCTCGAAGAGCTACTCGATTCCGCAACGATCGGCGAAGCACCTTCCCAAAGCGGTGTTGCCCTCGTCGGTTCCGTTGTCCACGTGTACTACGACGGTGACGAGGATGACACTGAAACCTTCCTCATCGGTACCCGCGGTGTTCATTCATCCAACACCGACCTGGAAACCTACTCCACCGACGCCCCGCTCGGCGCGGCTATCGTCGGAGCGAAAGAGGGAGAAACTCGCGAATACCAGACTCCCAATGGTTCGACGGTTTCGGTCACGATCGTCAAGGCCGAGCCATACGACGAGTCGAAGAAGTAA
- a CDS encoding DUF4307 domain-containing protein translates to MTDQDSQSPTSQTIEEQRYGSSRSASISGKVIIIGVVLVLVISGLYMWNQWRNESSPDVSISSAGFDRPNDSLLNFTVDVTRDDASRAAYCIVTALDYDKNEVGRREFMIPSGGEKTERFKVAIPTRARAVAGKEYGCSTEIPGYLDGSDT, encoded by the coding sequence ATGACCGACCAGGATTCCCAGTCGCCCACAAGCCAGACCATCGAAGAACAACGTTATGGCTCATCACGGTCGGCATCGATCTCCGGCAAAGTCATCATTATCGGCGTTGTTCTCGTGCTGGTCATCAGCGGTTTATACATGTGGAATCAGTGGCGCAACGAGTCCTCCCCCGACGTCTCTATTTCGTCGGCAGGTTTTGACCGCCCCAACGATTCGCTCCTGAATTTTACTGTCGACGTCACACGTGACGACGCTTCTCGCGCAGCGTATTGCATCGTGACCGCGCTGGATTACGACAAAAACGAGGTCGGGCGTCGGGAGTTTATGATCCCGTCGGGTGGCGAGAAGACCGAGCGCTTTAAGGTGGCCATTCCCACACGTGCTCGAGCGGTCGCCGGGAAAGAATATGGGTGCTCAACGGAGATTCCGGGCTATCTCGACGGTTCGGACACATAA
- the mca gene encoding mycothiol conjugate amidase Mca, giving the protein MTGFRLLAIHAHPDDESSKGAATLARYANEGNEVMVLTCTGGERGSILNPAMDRPEVRENMIELRKKEMAKAAEILGIKQRWLGYVDSGLPEGDPLPPLPEGSFALANTEEATADVVEVIRDFRPHVMITYDENGGYPHPDHIKTHAVSVRAWLRAGDPDFHPEKGEPWVVSKMYYTHGFVKSRFLALHNDFINRGLPSPYQDRVDKADEWPDLMERVTTQVNVADFFHKRDDALRAHATQIDPHSRWFAVSPEDQRRVWPTEEFELAASRVDTSLPENDLFAGIDPDHQPDNVPGMVSEAARQEYSQGDDD; this is encoded by the coding sequence ATGACCGGATTTCGGCTCTTAGCAATTCACGCACACCCGGATGATGAATCTAGTAAAGGGGCAGCGACGTTAGCCCGGTACGCCAATGAAGGCAATGAAGTTATGGTCTTGACCTGCACTGGTGGCGAGCGTGGCTCGATCCTTAACCCTGCCATGGACCGCCCCGAGGTCCGCGAGAACATGATTGAATTGCGTAAGAAAGAAATGGCCAAAGCTGCCGAAATTCTGGGAATTAAGCAGCGCTGGTTAGGTTATGTCGACTCCGGTCTGCCTGAGGGTGACCCGCTGCCACCGCTGCCGGAGGGCTCATTCGCATTAGCTAATACAGAGGAAGCCACGGCAGACGTCGTTGAGGTCATTCGTGATTTCCGCCCGCACGTCATGATCACGTACGACGAAAACGGTGGATACCCTCATCCCGACCACATCAAGACCCACGCGGTATCTGTCCGCGCATGGTTGCGCGCCGGGGACCCGGACTTCCACCCAGAAAAGGGCGAGCCGTGGGTCGTGTCGAAAATGTACTACACCCACGGATTCGTGAAGAGCCGGTTCCTTGCCCTTCACAACGACTTCATTAATCGCGGACTGCCTAGCCCGTACCAGGACCGCGTCGATAAAGCCGATGAGTGGCCGGATTTGATGGAACGGGTGACCACACAAGTCAATGTGGCAGATTTCTTCCACAAACGCGACGACGCACTCCGCGCTCATGCCACGCAAATCGATCCGCACAGCCGGTGGTTCGCGGTTTCGCCTGAGGACCAGAGAAGAGTGTGGCCGACTGAGGAATTCGAGTTGGCTGCCAGCCGCGTGGACACGTCGCTTCCGGAAAACGATCTGTTTGCTGGCATCGATCCTGATCACCAGCCGGACAATGTTCCGGGGATGGTGTCCGAAGCTGCTCGCCAAGAATATTCCCAGGGCGACGACGACTAG
- a CDS encoding 3-deoxy-7-phosphoheptulonate synthase yields the protein MRPISGTSPVASHNAATVTSAPRTDVSPVRLLPSPRELRHDIDLDVDARRLVESSRRTIANIIHGRDHRLLVIVGPCSIHDRDAAYDYATRLAEQARRYSDRLFIVMRVYGEKPRTTVGWKGLVNDPDLDGSGDITRGLALEREVFRDVLSLGLPTATEFVEPLATSYIYDAVSWGAIGARTVESQVHRQLASSLPMPIGFKNATDGSIQQAIDAIRAASAAHRFVGADDDGRVGVISSTGNADGHVILRGGESGPNYGTESVLTATDRLTAAGLHPAVTIDASHGNSGKDHIRQRAVVTDIAERIAESEPGINGVMMESFLVPGKQTHDEDMIRRHGKEALKYGQSITDACMGWDATVSAFDELARAVHTRGHSR from the coding sequence ATGCGCCCTATTTCTGGAACCTCGCCTGTCGCATCGCATAATGCCGCGACCGTCACATCTGCTCCGCGTACCGACGTCTCACCTGTTCGCCTTTTACCGTCGCCTCGGGAACTCCGACACGACATTGATTTGGATGTGGATGCCCGCCGGTTAGTCGAGTCGAGCCGGCGAACTATCGCGAACATTATTCACGGGCGGGACCATCGTTTGCTCGTTATCGTCGGCCCGTGTTCGATTCACGACCGCGATGCAGCCTATGACTACGCCACCCGGCTTGCTGAGCAGGCACGACGTTATTCCGACCGCCTCTTCATCGTCATGAGGGTGTATGGCGAAAAGCCTCGCACAACGGTGGGATGGAAAGGGCTTGTCAACGACCCCGACCTCGACGGGAGTGGGGATATCACCCGGGGTTTGGCTCTAGAGCGAGAAGTATTTCGCGACGTTCTTTCCTTGGGGTTGCCGACGGCCACCGAGTTTGTGGAACCGCTCGCAACGAGCTACATCTACGACGCTGTCTCCTGGGGCGCCATCGGAGCGCGGACCGTCGAGAGCCAAGTACACCGCCAATTAGCGTCATCGCTGCCCATGCCCATCGGATTCAAAAACGCCACTGACGGCAGTATTCAGCAGGCCATTGATGCGATTCGGGCGGCATCGGCGGCCCATCGTTTCGTCGGGGCGGATGACGACGGTCGCGTCGGAGTGATTAGCTCTACCGGCAACGCGGACGGCCATGTGATTCTCCGCGGCGGCGAATCCGGGCCGAATTACGGAACAGAGAGCGTCCTCACCGCCACTGATCGGCTCACAGCAGCCGGCCTGCACCCGGCAGTGACTATCGACGCGTCACACGGAAATTCTGGCAAAGACCACATCCGCCAGCGTGCCGTCGTCACTGATATTGCTGAACGGATCGCTGAGAGTGAACCGGGAATCAATGGTGTGATGATGGAATCCTTCCTGGTCCCAGGCAAACAGACCCACGATGAGGACATGATCCGTCGGCATGGGAAAGAGGCTTTGAAATATGGCCAATCAATAACCGACGCCTGCATGGGGTGGGATGCCACGGTGAGTGCGTTCGATGAACTCGCCCGTGCCGTTCACACGAGGGGACACAGCAGATAG
- the uppS gene encoding polyprenyl diphosphate synthase, which translates to MATYPLYEASLVRALQGKPVPRHIAVMCDGNRRWAREAGFIDVSHGHRVGAKKISELVQWSGERGVELVTIYLLSTENLHRDKAELELLYRIIGDVSDELAKSKLNARLRVVGHRDILPDALTDRLAANEKATADHTGVCVNMAVGYGGRQEIVDAVRSLLEDRVKEKHEASRESSAKDDEGAHQVDSASSSKASELGDDQRFSLDDIAEAITVQGISDHLYTSGQPDPDLVIRTSGEQRLSGFLLWQSAYSEIWFTDTYWPAFRRVDFLRALRDFSRRNRRFGR; encoded by the coding sequence ATGGCGACCTATCCGTTGTACGAGGCCAGCTTGGTGAGGGCACTTCAGGGGAAGCCCGTACCCCGGCACATCGCCGTCATGTGCGACGGTAACCGACGGTGGGCGCGGGAAGCCGGGTTTATCGACGTGAGTCACGGCCACCGCGTCGGCGCGAAGAAAATCAGTGAGCTTGTTCAGTGGTCCGGTGAACGAGGGGTTGAACTTGTCACTATTTACCTGCTGAGCACGGAGAACCTCCACCGCGATAAGGCTGAGCTGGAACTTTTGTACAGAATCATTGGGGATGTGTCCGATGAATTGGCGAAATCGAAGTTAAACGCACGGCTTCGTGTGGTGGGCCACCGCGATATCCTTCCCGATGCGCTCACTGACCGTCTTGCGGCGAATGAAAAAGCGACCGCTGACCATACCGGAGTCTGCGTCAATATGGCCGTTGGTTATGGTGGCCGGCAGGAAATAGTTGACGCCGTGAGGTCCTTGTTGGAAGACCGGGTTAAAGAGAAGCATGAGGCATCTCGGGAATCCTCGGCGAAGGACGACGAAGGCGCCCATCAGGTTGATTCGGCGTCCTCGTCCAAGGCCAGCGAATTGGGGGATGACCAGCGGTTCTCTCTTGACGACATAGCGGAAGCAATCACCGTACAAGGAATCTCTGACCACTTGTACACCTCTGGCCAGCCTGATCCGGATCTTGTTATCCGCACGTCCGGGGAACAGCGGTTGTCAGGTTTCCTTTTGTGGCAATCGGCATATTCGGAGATTTGGTTCACTGACACGTATTGGCCAGCTTTTCGACGGGTCGATTTTCTCCGCGCATTACGCGACTTTTCACGACGGAACCGTCGGTTCGGCCGGTAA
- the coaA gene encoding type I pantothenate kinase has product MSRATESSPYLEFNRHQWKRLRMSQPQVLTEAEVKELRGVGENIALDEVTEVYLPLSRLIHLQVEAHQRLGQATATFLGEDVPHIPFIIGIAGSVAVGKSTTARLLQRLLQRWDSHPKVDLVTTDGFLYPTAELTRRGTLDRKGYPESFNRRALLRFITDVKAGSRNVRVPVYSHELYDIVPDTFITVDRPDILIIEGLNVLQTGPTLMVSDFFEFSVYVDAHPRDIEQWYVDRFLQLRHISFSDPDAHFHHFAELDDDTAIREAREIWQRVNLPNLTENVLPTRPRASLVLMKGEDHSVQRVRMRKV; this is encoded by the coding sequence ATGTCACGTGCGACTGAATCCAGCCCCTATCTGGAATTCAACAGACACCAATGGAAACGCTTGCGCATGTCTCAACCTCAGGTGCTGACCGAAGCCGAGGTCAAAGAGCTCCGCGGTGTGGGTGAGAACATTGCGCTGGATGAAGTGACCGAGGTTTATCTGCCGTTATCGCGTCTCATCCATCTTCAGGTGGAGGCCCATCAACGGTTGGGGCAGGCGACAGCGACGTTCTTGGGGGAAGATGTTCCCCATATCCCTTTCATCATTGGTATTGCAGGGTCCGTCGCCGTCGGTAAATCGACGACAGCTCGTTTGTTGCAGAGGTTGCTTCAGCGGTGGGATTCTCATCCGAAGGTTGATCTGGTCACAACGGACGGCTTTCTTTATCCCACTGCCGAGTTAACGCGACGCGGTACTTTGGATCGAAAGGGATATCCCGAAAGTTTTAACCGCCGTGCATTGTTGCGGTTTATTACCGACGTGAAAGCCGGCTCCCGTAACGTTCGCGTACCGGTGTATTCCCACGAGTTGTATGACATTGTTCCCGATACGTTTATTACTGTTGACCGGCCGGATATTTTAATTATTGAAGGGCTCAATGTTCTTCAAACAGGCCCGACGTTGATGGTGTCTGATTTCTTTGAATTTAGCGTTTATGTCGATGCCCATCCCCGTGACATTGAACAATGGTATGTGGATCGCTTTTTGCAATTGCGACATATCTCATTTTCCGATCCCGACGCGCACTTCCACCATTTTGCCGAACTTGACGACGACACCGCCATCCGAGAAGCCCGTGAAATCTGGCAACGGGTCAATTTGCCGAACTTGACGGAAAATGTCTTGCCGACGCGACCCCGCGCGTCTTTGGTGCTCATGAAGGGCGAAGATCACTCTGTGCAGCGCGTTCGCATGCGTAAAGTGTGA
- the glyA gene encoding serine hydroxymethyltransferase, with product MSNSSSRTTPSTANTPDQLLNQPLSQLDPEVADAIAGELSRQRNTLEMIASENFVPRAVLQAQGSVLTNKYAEGYPGRRYYGGCENVDIIEDLARDRAKEVFGAKYANVQPHSGAQANAAVLMAIAKPGDTILGLSLAHGGHLTHGMKLNFSGKLYNAVAYEVDPTTMTIDMKKVRQQALEEKPSVIIAGWSAYPRHEDFAAFREIADEVGATLWVDMAHFAGLVAAGLHPSPVPYADVVSTTIHKTLGGPRSGMILTNDLDLFKKINSAVFPGQQGGPLMHAIAGKAVAMKIAGSEEFRDRQRRTIAGARILANRLTQDDAGEAGIDVLTGGTDVHLVLVDLRHSSLNGQEAEDALHDGGITVNRNAVPFDPRPPMVTSGLRIGTSALATRGFDQEAFGEVADIIAETLISGHQGKSDEVRDELRQRVEALAAKFPLYDGLEDWTLM from the coding sequence ATGAGTAATTCTTCATCACGCACGACCCCGTCAACCGCTAATACCCCTGATCAGCTACTTAATCAGCCTTTATCCCAGCTCGACCCCGAGGTTGCCGACGCCATTGCCGGCGAATTGAGCCGCCAACGGAACACGCTCGAGATGATTGCGAGTGAGAATTTCGTTCCCCGAGCGGTCCTTCAAGCCCAAGGCTCGGTGCTGACGAACAAATATGCGGAGGGATACCCGGGGCGTCGGTACTACGGTGGCTGCGAAAATGTGGACATCATTGAGGACCTCGCCAGGGACCGTGCCAAGGAGGTGTTCGGCGCGAAGTACGCCAATGTGCAGCCCCATTCCGGTGCTCAGGCGAATGCGGCCGTGCTGATGGCCATCGCGAAGCCGGGCGACACGATCCTGGGCCTTTCCTTAGCGCACGGGGGACATTTGACCCACGGAATGAAGCTCAACTTCTCCGGAAAGCTGTATAACGCGGTCGCTTATGAGGTAGACCCCACGACCATGACCATCGACATGAAGAAGGTCCGCCAGCAGGCTCTGGAGGAAAAGCCCTCCGTCATTATTGCTGGTTGGTCCGCCTACCCACGGCATGAGGATTTCGCGGCGTTCCGGGAGATCGCCGATGAGGTGGGCGCCACATTGTGGGTGGATATGGCCCACTTCGCGGGGTTGGTGGCTGCGGGTCTGCACCCATCTCCGGTTCCGTACGCGGATGTTGTCTCTACGACGATTCATAAGACCTTGGGTGGTCCTCGGTCGGGAATGATCCTGACGAATGATCTCGACCTCTTCAAGAAGATCAACTCGGCTGTTTTCCCAGGCCAGCAGGGTGGTCCTTTGATGCACGCGATTGCCGGGAAAGCTGTCGCGATGAAAATTGCGGGATCAGAGGAATTCCGGGATCGTCAGCGACGAACCATCGCCGGAGCCCGTATTTTGGCCAACCGTCTGACTCAGGACGATGCGGGTGAGGCGGGTATCGACGTCCTCACCGGCGGTACCGATGTTCACCTCGTCCTCGTTGACCTGCGTCATTCGTCGTTAAATGGCCAGGAAGCTGAGGATGCCCTCCATGATGGGGGAATCACGGTGAACCGCAATGCGGTGCCCTTTGATCCGCGTCCGCCCATGGTCACCTCTGGACTCAGGATCGGGACGTCGGCCCTGGCGACCCGCGGATTTGATCAAGAAGCATTTGGGGAAGTTGCCGACATTATCGCGGAGACGCTGATCAGCGGCCATCAAGGCAAGTCCGACGAAGTCCGCGATGAGTTACGTCAGCGGGTTGAGGCCCTAGCTGCGAAGTTCCCCCTCTATGACGGCCTGGAAGATTGGACACTGATGTAA
- a CDS encoding isochorismatase family protein, which translates to MRDTNSSLRTHRCLVIVDVQNDFCPGGALACEGGDTVATGISEYVQRPDVAAKYDFIVGTKDWHIDPGSHFAPPGVEPDFVETWPVHCKVGTSGAESHPNLDVSSVDYWFLKGEYEAAYSGFEGYLEGTDEASGGGQPERLGPWLRKQGIESIDVCGIATDFCAKATVLDGIAEGFTVTLLPDLCAGVAPESSAKAVEDMKHAGASVR; encoded by the coding sequence ATGCGCGATACGAATAGTTCCTTACGCACACACCGATGCTTAGTCATTGTCGACGTTCAGAATGATTTCTGCCCAGGTGGTGCCTTGGCCTGCGAGGGCGGTGACACCGTGGCCACGGGAATCTCCGAGTATGTCCAGCGTCCGGACGTGGCCGCCAAGTATGACTTCATTGTGGGAACTAAGGACTGGCACATCGACCCTGGTTCGCACTTTGCACCACCCGGTGTGGAGCCCGATTTCGTCGAGACGTGGCCCGTCCACTGCAAGGTCGGCACCTCGGGGGCTGAGTCGCACCCCAACCTCGACGTTTCATCTGTCGACTATTGGTTCCTGAAGGGCGAGTACGAAGCTGCCTATAGCGGTTTCGAGGGCTATCTAGAAGGAACCGACGAGGCCTCGGGCGGCGGGCAACCAGAGAGGCTAGGCCCCTGGTTGCGTAAGCAGGGGATCGAGTCGATCGACGTCTGCGGGATCGCGACAGATTTCTGCGCGAAGGCGACGGTGCTCGATGGAATTGCGGAGGGATTTACCGTGACCCTTCTCCCGGATTTATGTGCAGGTGTCGCCCCTGAGTCCAGCGCGAAGGCCGTGGAAGATATGAAGCATGCAGGTGCGTCTGTACGCTAG
- a CDS encoding acyl-CoA dehydrogenase family protein — protein MKNFLPRTIFDDEHKMFRETARDFVAKEITPHVDQWHEQGYCDRDMYKKAGELGLLGITADEKFGGGGMDDWRFNAILSEELAQSDCGSVIVSVQTINDLVVPYLERFANDEQKERFLRPLCAGEKIAAIAMTEPGAGADLAGIRTLAKKDADGNYIVNGAKTFISNGVQADFTIIVAVTDPEKGRAGVSLLIVEDGMEGYTKTGPLKKVGLKAQDTAELSFENVTVPAENLLGEEGAGFGYLRHNLAQERLSIAVGSVATSRRAFDLVYQHSQDRKTFGKRLVDHQAYGWMLAEMATKIQAAQSFVDACIEAKVKGELDETTAAMAKWWTTDLQVEVVNNALQMHGGYGFMMEYPIATHYLDTRVQPIYGGPNEIMKEIIARRLAKGAGK, from the coding sequence ATGAAGAACTTCTTACCTCGCACGATTTTCGATGACGAGCACAAGATGTTTCGTGAAACCGCCCGTGATTTCGTCGCCAAGGAAATCACCCCTCATGTTGATCAGTGGCATGAACAGGGCTATTGCGACCGCGATATGTACAAAAAAGCCGGTGAACTCGGACTTTTAGGAATTACTGCCGACGAAAAATTCGGCGGTGGAGGCATGGACGACTGGCGGTTTAATGCCATCCTGTCGGAAGAGCTGGCCCAGTCTGACTGCGGTTCGGTCATTGTTTCCGTGCAGACGATCAATGACTTGGTCGTTCCGTACCTCGAGCGCTTCGCCAATGACGAGCAGAAAGAGCGCTTCCTGCGTCCACTTTGTGCTGGTGAGAAGATCGCCGCTATTGCTATGACGGAGCCGGGTGCCGGCGCTGACCTGGCGGGAATCCGCACGCTTGCTAAGAAAGACGCCGACGGCAACTACATCGTGAATGGTGCCAAGACATTCATCTCCAATGGTGTCCAAGCAGATTTCACGATTATCGTGGCCGTTACTGACCCTGAAAAGGGCCGCGCCGGTGTTTCGCTCCTCATTGTTGAGGACGGTATGGAGGGGTACACCAAGACGGGGCCGCTGAAGAAAGTCGGCCTTAAGGCGCAGGACACCGCGGAATTGTCCTTTGAAAACGTCACCGTTCCCGCCGAGAACCTCCTCGGTGAGGAAGGTGCCGGCTTCGGTTACCTGAGGCACAACTTGGCGCAAGAGCGGCTATCGATTGCCGTTGGCTCTGTAGCGACTTCACGCCGCGCTTTCGATCTCGTTTACCAGCACAGCCAGGACCGTAAGACGTTCGGAAAACGACTGGTTGACCACCAGGCCTACGGGTGGATGCTCGCCGAAATGGCAACCAAGATCCAAGCTGCTCAGTCCTTCGTCGACGCCTGTATCGAGGCAAAAGTCAAGGGCGAACTGGATGAGACGACTGCGGCGATGGCTAAGTGGTGGACCACGGACCTGCAGGTCGAAGTGGTCAACAACGCGCTGCAAATGCATGGTGGCTACGGCTTCATGATGGAGTACCCGATTGCTACGCATTACCTGGATACGCGCGTGCAGCCAATCTACGGTGGCCCGAACGAAATCATGAAGGAAATCATTGCTCGTCGCCTCGCTAAGGGCGCTGGCAAGTAA